The genomic segment ggtggtgaggatttCGATATCCACCTCGTCCGACACATGGTTGCCGACTTCAAGAAGACCTCTGGCATTGACCTGTCTGGTGACCGCATGGCTATCCAGCGTATCCGTGAGGGTGCtgagaaggccaagattgagctGTCTTCTTCCCTCCAGACTGACATCAACCTGCCTTTCATCACTGCTGATTCCTCTGGCCCCAAGCACATCAACATGAAGCTTACCCGTGCTCAGCTTGAGAAGATGGTTGATCCCCTCATCACCCGCACCATCGAGCCAGTCCGCAAGGCCCTGAAGGATGCCAGCCTCCAGGCCAAGGACATCCAGGAAGTCATCCTCGTTGGTGGTATGACCCGTATGCCCAAGGTTGCCGAGTCCGTCAAGGGCATCTTCGGCCGTGACCCTGCCAAGTCTGTCAACCCTGACGAGGCCGTCGCCATTGGTGCTGCTATCCAGGGTGCTGTCCTCTCTGGTGAGGTCAAGGACCTCTTGCTTCTCGATGTCACTCCCCTCTCTCTGGGTATCGAGACCCTGGGCGGTGTCTTCACCCGCTTAATCAAccgcaacaccaccatcccCACCAAAAAGTCCCAGGTCTTCTCTACCGCCGCCGACTTCCAGACTGCTGTCGAGATCAAGGTCTACCAGGGTGAGCGTGAGCTCGTCCGCGATAACAAGCTGCTGGGTAACTTCCAGCTTGTTGGTATTCCTCCTGCCCACCGTGGTGTCCCTCAAGTTGAGGTCACCTTCGACATTGACGCCGACTCCATTGTCCACGTCCatgccaaggacaagtccACCAACAAGGACCAGTCCATTACTATTGCCTCTGGCTCCGGTCTTTCCGAGAGCGAGATTCAGCAAATGGTTGAGGACTCCGAGAAGTATGCTGAGGCTGACAAGGGCCGCAAGTCTGCTATTGAGGCCGCCAACCGTGCCGACAGCGTCCTCAACGATACTGAGCGTGCTTTGAACGAGTATGCCGACAAGCTCGACAAGACTGAGGCTGATGGtatcaaggagaagattgCCACTCTCCGTGAGTTCGTTGCCAAGAGCCAGTCTGGCGAGAGCACCGCCACTGCTGAGGAGATCAAGGAGAAGACCGACGAGCTCCAGATGGCCAGCTTGAACCTCTTCGACAAGATGCACAAGGCCCGCAACGAGGCCGGCTCTGGCGAACAGGCTTCTggcgagcagcagcagcaaggcgagggcgagaagaaggacgagaaCAAGCCATAAGCGGCTAGTTCTTTGATATCTTTGTGCTATTTTCTTGATTTTAAACCAAAACGAAAAGGGATTTGTTCGAATACGTGTGTAGCGTGGGGCGCGGCATagatgtcttgtcttttttttattctcTTTTTTTGTATTTCATTGTACTCATATCCCCGCCTCAGCTGCTATGCTTTTACAGAAACTGATTTGCCCATGTCATTAATACCATGGAAGGCGGAAATTTAGGCGTTGGAGCATCAAAACCTCTTTGAGAGACTTCTCTGGTTGTTTATGAGACGAAGGCATGGATCCAAAGGGGGCCAAGTGTATGGATTGGCTAATGTACAATTTACTGTTAAACTAGATGATAATAACACATCCCCCCTCTGAATTCCTTGCGAATTCCTAGAAAACAGACTCCAACCTTGCGTGATGTATCGTGACGCAGATTCCGCTGATCCGGGGGACGTGTCTACCCATGTAATTAAGTTGTCCAACTCCAAGGCGTATTCAAGTTGTTTGTCCCGTGCATGGACAAGTTATCTTCCCAATCCTCTGTGGTATCGATGCTAACGGCATCCAATTCTACCGGCTCGCGCTCCGGCAATGATTCCCGGCGGACCAGCAATGGCGCACTGGTTCTCCTGCCATGTGTATTATTCCCAAAGATCAAGTTGGGTATATACAGACTACTTCTTGGGGACGAAACCGTATTAAAGCCAACGTAGGTCAAGCTCGTGCTCATTTCGCGTACTGGCCCAGTCGAACGCTGTGCCTCGGGTTGCTCTTGTCGCTGGCCCTGCGTGATGGCATATTCATGATTCTTCGATAACGTAAAGTGCGTGACTCGAATGAACAGGATGATGAACACGCAGAAAAGAACCATAAATATGGTTGGGAGTATTGGGATTTGGGGTACGTGGGCGAGGGGGTCGGGGCCTGCTGCTGTCGGGAGTGTAGACATGGTTGCTGAAGTTTACGGGTTTACGTTACGAGCTGGGGGAAGATATCACGAGGGATGATATGATTGTGTGCTTCATTCCAGAGGGGGGTGTTGGAACGGAGATTTTTGATCGCTTTGCGGGATGGTGAGacattggtgttgaagaattGAATGTATTTTATTGGGGACATTTTGAATTTTGAAATGCTATTTTGATGAAATTTACCGACCGAAACCGAACCAgcctttcttcttgggctgtTCCTCTTGTGTGGTTGTGCTGggtgctgttggtgttggtgtcatACCCGGGTAGTCGATGTAGTTCCACGCGACGTCGAGGAAGATTGGTTTCATGGGGATGAGCTCCATCTTGGGAGGGAACTGCACTATCTTGCGGAGGTTTACGCGCTGAGGGTACGTGTGCagcttggagatgagggGGGTGTCTATGTCCTCCTTGGTGGTTTCGCGCTCTGCGTCACGGAGGTTGTGCATGTGGACGATGGCGCGGTAGCGTTGGAGTTCTCCGTTGAGGAGGTTGCCGAGGAAGGAGATGGCTTCGGAAGAGACGTCGATGTTTAGCGGGctggtttggtgttgggtgTTGTCGTGGCCTTGTGGTAGGTTGGCGGACGCTTCTTGGATGAGGGAGTTGGCGTGGTTGATGAGAGCGAGGGCGTTGGTGGCggcgttggtgatggcgtggGAGCGTGCGATGGAGAGACATCTTTGAGTGGTGAGTTAGAAAAGCCAGGTATGTGGTgggttttgttttgcaaaaTGGCATGATTGGGGAAACTTACTTTAGTGCTTCAAAGTACTTTTCGTAGCTGTTGAGCTTCCCGGCGAGCTCTTCGTCGGCTGCTATGCCGGGAAGCTCCTTGATCGACTCGAAGTTTTGCAGTGTGCCGTCGTACAGCGCTaccttctccttcagctTGGCGAGCTTCTTGCTGGGCGGAAGCTCCCGCGGCTTCTTTTGCTCAGTTGCCTCGCCGTCCTTGAAGGACTTGACTTTTCTCCTTCTGGAGCTGTACTCCTCGGGTCCGCCGTCGTTGTGCCCGGTGAGAACTCTGTTGCGGCCAATTCTCCAACTAACCATCTCGTAATTGACGGCTGTGCGGGTGATTTGCAGTCTCTGCATGCGGGGGTCGCTTTGGGGCACGCCCTCCGCCTTGAGCTCGTCAATGGCCTGCTTCGTTGCGTCGACAGCGTCTTGTGTGGCCATCAGGATCTCGTCGTACTGGCCGGCAATTTCGTAGGGTTGCTTGTTTTGCGACTGCGCCAGATTGCTGGAGAGGTTGGCTTTCGCAGTTTCTACGGAAGCCCATGCCAGTGATATCTGAGCATCTTCGATTTGAACTTCTCGAGAGC from the Pochonia chlamydosporia 170 chromosome 6, whole genome shotgun sequence genome contains:
- a CDS encoding heat shock protein SSC1, mitochondrial precursor (similar to Aspergillus terreus NIH2624 XP_001213610.1), with the translated sequence MLASRLSRALPRATPITARSAAFARPLAPRFARYESTSAGEGEKVQGSVIGIDLGTTNSAVAIMEGKVPRIIENSEGARTTPSVVAFAEDGERLVGVAAKRQAVVNPENTLFATKRLIGRKFTDAEVQRDIKEVPYKIVQHSNGDAWVSARDQKYSPSQIGGFVLNKMKETAEAYLSKPVKNAVVTVPAYFNDAQRQSTKDAGQIAGLNVLRVVNEPTAAALAYGLEKEADRVVAVYDLGGGTFDISILEIQNGVFEVKSTNGDTHLGGEDFDIHLVRHMVADFKKTSGIDLSGDRMAIQRIREGAEKAKIELSSSLQTDINLPFITADSSGPKHINMKLTRAQLEKMVDPLITRTIEPVRKALKDASLQAKDIQEVILVGGMTRMPKVAESVKGIFGRDPAKSVNPDEAVAIGAAIQGAVLSGEVKDLLLLDVTPLSLGIETLGGVFTRLINRNTTIPTKKSQVFSTAADFQTAVEIKVYQGERELVRDNKLLGNFQLVGIPPAHRGVPQVEVTFDIDADSIVHVHAKDKSTNKDQSITIASGSGLSESEIQQMVEDSEKYAEADKGRKSAIEAANRADSVLNDTERALNEYADKLDKTEADGIKEKIATLREFVAKSQSGESTATAEEIKEKTDELQMASLNLFDKMHKARNEAGSGEQASGEQQQQGEGEKKDENKP
- a CDS encoding signal recognition particle protein (similar to Neurospora crassa OR74A XP_001728322.1), whose protein sequence is MDITSYVVQGRDQALLYGDYSTYHEQLAKRLLSSRKKLGIVTKNRGKFQKKDSVTSEDVSSNNEYVHLLLLTSERAWAQAMSIKASHSAAQKDITGRTKSHIVSRLTKACRAADRLVEILSDSTAGASADDILEAKSYSALIRGAMLFEKHNWELCLQSYAVSRVIYSALASAGKGDLFKDLLSETIDPSIRYAAYQLKTPRTVPIPTIAKNSFPRSDDALVKEINRLDPSILAEGDEASKLAGAAENAPRTITWRSREVQIEDAQISLAWASVETAKANLSSNLAQSQNKQPYEIAGQYDEILMATQDAVDATKQAIDELKAEGVPQSDPRMQRLQITRTAVNYEMVSWRIGRNRVLTGHNDGGPEEYSSRRRKVKSFKDGEATEQKKPRELPPSKKLAKLKEKVALYDGTLQNFESIKELPGIAADEELAGKLNSYEKYFEALKCLSIARSHAITNAATNALALINHANSLIQEASANLPQGHDNTQHQTSPLNIDVSSEAISFLGNLLNGELQRYRAIVHMHNLRDAERETTKEDIDTPLISKLHTYPQRVNLRKIVQFPPKMELIPMKPIFLDVAWNYIDYPGMTPTPTAPSTTTQEEQPKKKGWFGFGR